A portion of the Phycisphaerales bacterium AB-hyl4 genome contains these proteins:
- a CDS encoding enoyl-ACP reductase, protein MGLLEGKKGIVFGIANDRSYAWYITKCLVEQGAECAFTHLPDEKGKMERRCRMAVKELGVEDPWLTPCDVSKDEDLDAVFAKLKSDFGKIDFIVHSVAYADRQFLQIGNFHKTSREAWTQALDISAYSLLAMGQRAVDVMPDGGAIISMTYYGGEKVIPGYNIMGVAKAALEHTTRYLAADLGEKNIRVNTISGGPLRTLAASAVGGISEMFEHQERKASMKRNITGDEVGNTAVYLLSDLSSGVTGETIHVDAGFSIVGL, encoded by the coding sequence ATGGGTCTACTTGAGGGTAAAAAGGGCATCGTCTTCGGCATCGCCAACGACCGCAGCTATGCGTGGTACATCACCAAGTGCCTTGTCGAGCAAGGGGCGGAGTGTGCGTTTACGCACCTGCCGGACGAGAAGGGCAAGATGGAGCGGCGCTGCCGAATGGCGGTGAAAGAGCTTGGCGTGGAAGACCCGTGGCTTACGCCGTGTGATGTGAGCAAGGACGAGGACCTTGACGCAGTGTTCGCGAAGCTCAAAAGCGACTTTGGCAAGATCGACTTCATCGTGCACAGCGTCGCGTATGCTGACCGGCAGTTTCTCCAGATTGGCAACTTTCACAAGACGTCGCGCGAGGCGTGGACGCAGGCGCTGGACATCAGCGCCTACTCGCTGCTGGCGATGGGCCAACGAGCTGTCGATGTGATGCCCGACGGCGGGGCGATCATCAGCATGACCTACTACGGCGGCGAAAAGGTCATCCCCGGCTACAACATCATGGGCGTCGCCAAGGCCGCTCTGGAACACACCACCCGCTACCTCGCGGCCGACCTGGGCGAAAAGAACATTCGCGTGAATACGATCTCCGGCGGCCCGCTGCGCACACTCGCGGCATCGGCGGTCGGCGGCATCTCGGAAATGTTTGAGCACCAGGAACGCAAGGCCTCGATGAAACGCAATATCACCGGCGACGAGGTGGGCAATACGGCGGTCTATCTGCTGAGCGACCTAAGCTCCGGAGTGACCGGCGAGACGATCCACGTCGATGCAGGCTTCAGCATCGTGGGGCTGTAA
- a CDS encoding Gfo/Idh/MocA family protein, which translates to MNTVRFAILGSGSIARQHANAIAAAPSAELVGVWNRSREGAVAMGEEFGVPGTADLQEILSRADVDAVTVATPSGAHLDVIEPAAAAGKHVLCEKPLEVTTDRVRKVIEVCRKHDVLLAGVFQSRLSRNAHRIREAMQSGRFGRLVLASMQLRWYRDQAYYDSSDWRGTWSLDGGGALMNQGIHFVDLLCYLVGDPDEVQAYAATRAHASIEVEDTIAATLHFPGGGLGTIEASTACAPGFPRRLEISGEHGTALLEDDRLICWKFADEQPEDEQIRAEGLAGDQMKGGTSDPTAIDCEGHRRLIEDLACAIREKREPIIPGEEAQRAVRVIEAIYQAVRERRSVQVAK; encoded by the coding sequence ATGAATACCGTACGATTTGCAATTCTGGGTTCGGGCAGCATTGCTCGGCAGCATGCCAACGCGATCGCGGCGGCGCCTTCCGCGGAACTGGTCGGTGTGTGGAACCGTTCACGCGAAGGCGCGGTGGCGATGGGTGAGGAATTCGGCGTGCCCGGGACGGCCGACCTGCAGGAGATCCTCAGTCGAGCCGATGTCGATGCGGTGACGGTTGCGACGCCCAGCGGCGCACATCTGGACGTGATCGAGCCCGCGGCGGCGGCGGGCAAGCATGTGCTCTGCGAGAAGCCGTTGGAGGTGACGACGGACCGGGTCCGCAAGGTAATTGAAGTGTGCCGCAAGCATGACGTGCTGCTGGCCGGCGTCTTTCAGTCACGGCTTAGCCGAAACGCGCATCGCATCCGTGAGGCGATGCAAAGCGGTCGCTTCGGCAGGCTGGTGCTGGCGAGCATGCAGCTGCGGTGGTATCGAGATCAGGCCTACTACGACAGCAGTGACTGGCGCGGTACGTGGTCGCTCGACGGCGGCGGGGCGCTGATGAACCAGGGCATTCACTTCGTTGATCTGCTTTGCTATCTCGTCGGTGATCCGGACGAGGTGCAGGCCTACGCTGCGACGCGAGCGCATGCTTCAATTGAAGTTGAAGACACGATCGCTGCCACGCTTCATTTCCCCGGTGGAGGCCTGGGCACGATTGAAGCGAGCACCGCGTGTGCGCCGGGCTTTCCCCGTCGGCTGGAGATCTCCGGCGAGCATGGCACTGCTTTGCTGGAAGACGATCGCCTGATCTGCTGGAAGTTTGCCGACGAACAGCCTGAAGATGAGCAGATCCGCGCTGAGGGGTTGGCGGGCGATCAGATGAAAGGCGGGACTTCGGACCCCACTGCGATTGACTGCGAGGGGCACCGCCGACTGATCGAAGACCTGGCTTGCGCGATCCGCGAGAAGCGTGAGCCGATCATCCCGGGCGAGGAAGCACAGCGAGCGGTTCGTGTGATCGAGGCAATCTACCAGGCAGTGCGGGAACGTCGGTCGGTTCAGGTTGCGAAGTGA
- a CDS encoding aldo/keto reductase — protein MEFEYRYLGRTGIRVSPLCLGTMMFGGKTSPEDSYAIINRAIDEGINFIDTANVYVNGRSEEVTGEALKRNGHRDWIVLATKCHGNMHKVPSKGDDVDETQKLRARLNPNRWGNSRRQIIEQCDASLKRLQTDWIDLYQIHRPHPDCAIDETLRAMDDLVRAGKVRYIGCSTFAAWQVVESLWAADRHQLNRFVTEQPPYHLLDRRIERELIPVAQTYGLGLIPWSPLAGGFLTGKYKRGVDAPADTRYGSGHGRSDSLLGVDRAFDVVEVLEQLAKAKGCTVSQLGLAWCMHQPGVTSPVAGPRTMEQLEDNLGALSVEVTDADRQKLDEVSPPGSVIVPFYEAQFGPSVHRF, from the coding sequence ATGGAATTTGAATATCGCTACCTCGGCCGAACCGGCATTCGCGTGAGTCCGCTTTGCCTGGGCACGATGATGTTTGGTGGCAAGACGTCGCCGGAGGACAGCTACGCGATCATCAACCGTGCGATTGATGAGGGCATCAACTTTATTGACACTGCCAACGTCTATGTCAACGGCCGCAGTGAAGAGGTCACGGGCGAAGCGCTAAAGCGCAACGGTCATCGTGACTGGATCGTGCTCGCTACGAAATGTCACGGCAACATGCACAAGGTTCCCAGCAAGGGCGACGATGTCGACGAGACGCAGAAGCTTCGCGCCCGGCTGAACCCGAACCGTTGGGGCAACTCGCGCAGGCAGATTATCGAGCAGTGTGACGCGTCGTTGAAGCGATTGCAGACCGACTGGATCGACCTGTACCAGATCCATCGGCCGCATCCGGATTGTGCGATCGACGAAACGCTGCGCGCCATGGATGACCTCGTGCGAGCGGGCAAGGTTCGATACATCGGCTGTTCGACGTTCGCGGCGTGGCAGGTGGTTGAGTCGCTATGGGCGGCGGATCGTCATCAATTGAATCGCTTTGTGACCGAGCAGCCGCCTTATCACCTGTTGGACCGACGCATCGAGCGAGAGCTGATCCCGGTGGCGCAGACGTATGGCTTGGGGTTGATTCCCTGGTCGCCGCTGGCGGGCGGGTTCCTTACGGGCAAATACAAACGTGGCGTCGATGCGCCGGCCGATACGCGCTACGGCAGCGGGCATGGGCGGTCCGATTCGTTGCTGGGTGTGGATCGCGCGTTTGATGTGGTTGAGGTGCTGGAGCAACTCGCGAAGGCGAAGGGGTGCACAGTGAGCCAGCTTGGGCTGGCGTGGTGCATGCATCAGCCGGGCGTGACGAGTCCGGTCGCCGGGCCGCGCACAATGGAGCAGTTGGAAGATAACCTTGGCGCGTTGAGCGTCGAGGTGACGGACGCGGATCGTCAGAAGCTTGATGAAGTGTCGCCGCCTGGCAGCGTGATCGTGCCTTTTTATGAGGCGCAGTTCGGGCCGAGCGTGCATCGATTTTAG
- a CDS encoding folylpolyglutamate synthase/dihydrofolate synthase family protein → MKTATRGRSDAAASITNYTTALRWLYEHVDHERLRIVRYNERTFNLSRMRKLLELIGNPHEQLRCVQVAGTKGKGSTCSMLARMLQEAGYGVGLYTSPHLVDLRERITVNGQMIAYNDAAEAFKLIASVEDKFGEEPPTFFEIMTAAALKHFADQAVDVAVLETGLGGRLDCTTVVDPLVTGITRISLDHTNILGNKLEEIAREKAGIFKKDVPAVSVEQTPEVEAVLREVAEEVGTTVEFTGNEIDFSYRFEANRELGPHTRVCVTTSTSKFEHLPVPLRGEHQAHNCGLALAMLDKLKGHEFSLPEEKIIVGLASTELHGRMEQVWTEPRIIIDGAHNAASITALIRALGAHISYDSLVMIFGCGQDKDVEGMLQQIALGADKVIFTRAKSNPRAVEPGELMTKFNEVSGKMAQTAPNLPDAIRLAARAVSREDLIVICGSFYIAGEARKYCLDAQSKRQRR, encoded by the coding sequence TTGAAAACCGCTACCCGTGGGCGATCCGACGCCGCCGCGTCGATCACCAACTACACCACCGCTTTGCGCTGGCTTTATGAGCATGTTGACCATGAACGACTGCGGATCGTCCGCTACAACGAGCGGACGTTCAACCTCAGTCGCATGCGTAAGTTACTGGAACTGATCGGCAACCCACACGAGCAGCTTCGCTGTGTGCAGGTCGCGGGCACGAAGGGCAAGGGGTCGACCTGCTCGATGCTTGCCCGCATGCTGCAGGAGGCCGGCTACGGCGTCGGGCTGTACACAAGCCCGCACCTGGTTGACCTGCGTGAACGCATCACCGTCAACGGTCAGATGATCGCGTACAACGATGCGGCCGAGGCGTTCAAGCTGATCGCTTCGGTGGAGGATAAGTTCGGCGAAGAGCCGCCGACGTTCTTCGAAATCATGACCGCTGCGGCGTTGAAGCACTTCGCGGATCAGGCGGTGGACGTCGCGGTGCTGGAGACCGGCCTGGGCGGTCGACTGGACTGCACGACGGTGGTCGACCCGTTGGTTACCGGCATCACGCGCATCAGCCTCGATCACACGAACATCCTCGGCAACAAGCTGGAGGAAATCGCTCGGGAGAAGGCTGGCATTTTCAAAAAGGACGTGCCCGCGGTCAGTGTGGAGCAGACGCCGGAGGTTGAGGCGGTGCTGCGCGAAGTGGCCGAGGAAGTGGGTACGACGGTGGAGTTCACCGGCAACGAGATCGACTTCAGCTACCGTTTCGAAGCCAACCGCGAGTTGGGGCCGCACACGCGTGTCTGCGTGACGACTTCGACAAGCAAGTTCGAGCACCTGCCCGTGCCGTTGCGTGGTGAGCATCAGGCGCACAACTGCGGCCTCGCGCTGGCGATGCTCGACAAACTCAAGGGCCACGAGTTCAGCCTGCCGGAAGAAAAGATCATCGTCGGTCTGGCGAGCACCGAACTGCACGGCCGTATGGAGCAGGTCTGGACTGAACCGCGCATCATCATTGACGGAGCACACAACGCCGCGTCGATCACCGCTTTGATCCGTGCGCTGGGCGCTCACATCAGCTACGACTCGCTGGTGATGATCTTCGGCTGTGGGCAGGACAAAGACGTTGAAGGCATGCTTCAGCAGATCGCGCTGGGGGCGGACAAGGTGATTTTCACGCGAGCGAAATCGAATCCGCGAGCGGTCGAGCCTGGCGAGCTGATGACCAAGTTCAACGAGGTGTCAGGCAAGATGGCGCAGACCGCGCCGAACCTGCCGGACGCGATTCGGCTGGCAGCTCGGGCAGTCAGCCGAGAGGATCTGATTGTGATCTGCGGTAGCTTCTACATCGCGGGCGAGGCGCGGAAGTATTGCCTCGACGCCCAGTCGAAGCGACAGCGGCGATGA